The nucleotide window ccaccaccacccaaaaacctaaacccccaccccaaTCCCTCCTCggcaattttttattttttattttttattttttttttggggggggggggtggttatgggggtgtttaggttttttggtggtggtggtgggtttatTTTTAGGAGTCTTTGTAGGGggctttgtatttgatcctaatcctaagAGTAAAAGGGCCCGCTACAACCTGTTTCAGAAGAAATCTAAACATATGGATCATTTTACTCTAGTTCCCAGATGCTAttcatgttaaaaaaaaatatttaatcaTATTATAAAGATATTACCAAAAAATTACGGATTCCCTGACGTTTAAGTTCCTGCTTTATCTGATCAGCCACTCTCAAGTTCTCCCACCACTGCCTCTCTACACTGATGTTACGCAACATTGTGAGATCTCTGTTGAGAGATAGTTCTTTCAGCTCATCACACTTACGTATTTCCAAGGTGCTCAATGAAGGCCAGTTCATATCTGAGCAGATCCTCTTCAGCCTTGGAAGATTGTCAAGTACAAGAGTTATCAGTGTTGGTAAAATATCACCACCACTAGTTGATAACATATTGATCTCTTCAATAGCTGAGCATTCTCTTATCTCAAGGTGCTTGATACGCATAGCTTTTTGAACCACATTTTTTGAGAATAGTACTTCTAATTGAGAACATTCACTAAGAACCAAAGTCTCAAGGTTCGAGAAGCCATGGTTGTTCAGAATAAGGGTTTTGATGTTGTTGCATCTTTGAACCAAACAATTGTGAATGTTGCGACTTAAGAGCCCGATTTGATCTAGATGCTTTACGGAATCATCTTTCATCATGATGATAGCTTTTACATGATCCAAAACCCGTTCAATTACAGAGTCGTGGACAATCTGATCACAAGATAGTACAAAGCTACTAAAAACTTTGATTGACATTTGAATTTCACTTTTTGACGTCATTCGAGAACCAATATAAACTTGTAGTGCATTATAGAGGTTCACTCTTTCATTTAAAATGTGTTGAAGGCTACCTTGTTTTGGAATGAAGATTTTTAATGTATATCCAGATAGTTGAATGACATCTATACTTTCATCTTTGAAGTGAACTTGAAGTGTGGTTAATTCTTTCAAAGAGTCAATATTCTTTATGATATCTTCTATCACCTCATTGCAGCATGTATTGTTTGAAGCCATATCATTTTGTTTCACATCTATTATCAACTCTTTCAATGATGATAATTCAGATATCATAAGACGACTCAAAGGACCTTCTCTGTTGATAGAGACTAACAATCGCCTTAAACGCTTCAAACTTTTGATATCATGTGGTATCTCATTGATTAAACAACCGCGTATATCAAGAACTTCAAGCATATTATTTGGGCCTTCTATTTTGAAAGGAAGCTTGTTTAAGATAGCACAACCATTCACATAAAGAACTTTAAGCTTTCGCAAGCTACTCATAGGGAGCTCGAGTTCAAGTTTTGTCTTGTAGAGGTCTAAAACAATTAACTCTTTCGTATGATCAAAAAAGGAGCTCCAAATGTTTTCCAACTTTGATTGTTTTCGTAGAAATAGTGTGGTGAGCTTTAGACAACGTACGTCAGTAGATAAAACATTAACTCCACTATCAACCAAAGAGATCCAGTGCATATCTTCCCAATTGTAACTTTGTATATTTTCTCGCTCTTCTTCTACTACTAAACATTTGATTTCATGATGTTCTTGCAAGAGATTTATTGTTGCCGCCCTACATATTTTGTTAATGGTAACATATTGCCCATTGGAACCTTTGGTAAGTAAAGCCAGTTCTAAAAGACGCCCTAATATATCTTCCCCAATCAAATCATTTCCAAGAAAACCATTAGCTGCCCAACAATCAAATAAGCAATCTACAGGAATTTTGTGTTCTTTAGGATATAAAAGGCTAAAAAGAAAGCATTTTTTTTGGTTTTCATCTAGGCCATCATGATAACTGAAGTGCAAGAATTTCTCCATTTGTTTCATATATATGTCCCGCTTCTCTGCAGGTCTCTTTAGTATTTCTAAACCATTTCTCCAACTGTTGGGAGTTTTATTTGATGCAAACTTCCGTGCAACTATTTCAATGAGGGCGAAATAACCACCGCATAGTTTAGCTACATCACGAGCAATGGTTGTAATCTCATCATTGTCAGTTATATCGTCCATATCTTTGAAAAAGTTTTCAAACAACTCCCATGAGTCAGCATCACTTAACATTCCCATTTCTACACCAACAGCTTTACCAAATGGAGAGACAGGTAAGTATGTTGTGTAGATTATTTTGCTACCATTTGTGTTATTTGGTATACCAATAGCACCAAGATCAATCTTCTCTTTCTTGACATCATCCAATAACAACAGATATTTTGCATCAGTCAACTCTCGACGTATCTTGGTACTTATCGTGCCAATATCATCTTCGATACCAATACACAATCCTAGTCTTTTAGAAATTATACGTTGGATGCCAGCTACAGTACTCTGATATTTGTTCCGATTTTCAAATTCCGAAGCAGGTAGCCAAATGACTATATGAAACTTTTTATGATTAGCAATTGCTTCATGATTGTTCAGATGTTGGAGTAGAACTGTTTTCCCTGTCCCTGAAATGCCATGCACTTTGATTGTGTCGTGAGCATCATCATTCACATACTGTATTAGCCGATCCAATTTTTCTTTGAGTGCTGGAACATTTTCAATGGTTATTGGTTTAGGCAACTGAGCAACAACACGATTTATGTTTTTCATCTTCAAGTCATGTTCCATTTTTTCTCCTTTTTGTATAACATCTTTTATGTTAGCACTCATTGTGTTAATCTCTTGAATCAAACCATGTCGACTAACATGTTTCCAAATAACCTTCTCTAAATTTGAAAACTTAGTTGACAGTTCGCGCACATTACCATCAGTTTGATCTACTTCACTTAACCACTGCTCAATGGCATTGCCTGGAAACCAATATATCGCGTGTGTTTTTTCTACACTTTCTCTTAGTGTACGTAGTCTACTCATATTTTCTTGCAAATGTGAATGACTGTTTGTCAATGTTATTTTAGTCTCACCACACTTGATACACAAACTTAACGCACCCGTACAAGTTTGGATTGCCCCAAACCCTACATCAGGGCACGCCATTTTGATGTTCCAAACCTGTACATATGGAACACAATAATCAATAAACCACTGATGATGACTGATTTGCTATAAACAATATATTCATAGAAAACTGCAACTACTCTGTGAAATTTGTTTCATAGTAAAAAAAAAGGGAAATTGggctgtaataatcccacctagaccttattggccattaataatcccacctcagaatattcccccacaacagtcccacctttcacctatttttcctacaatggtcccccgttaaaaaaacttaacggggttaagctttttttccaaattacaaacagatttttagggattttgattagaatgatgatacgagtccattaaTGTAAAatttgcctcgaaacggtgctccaaacgatgaaaacgacgcttcaattcgggtgtttaaatttccaattaaccaaaatcaagtcactttgAGCACcatttcgaggcaagttttacatcaatggactcgtatcgtcgttctgatccaaagccctaaaaaatctgtttgtaatttggaaaaaagcttaactccgttaagtttttttaacgggggaccattgtaagaaaaataggtgaaaggtgggactggtggggggaatattctgaggtgggattattaatggccaataaggtctagatgggattattacaggccaattccccaaaaaaaaaaaaaggttttcacTTGAAGAGTAAAAGTGGAGAAAACAGCGTGGAAAGATCTCTGAAAGAACACAAATTATATTTTTCCATAACTCAGATCCAACAAAATAAGTGAATCCTTGTTTGTGTATGTAGTAAAGAAGAACAATGGGTTCTTTGTAAAGACGAAAAGCATAAACAAAAGAAAAACCGACGACTGCAACTACATATTGAAAACAGCAAAGAAATTAAACCACTACGACCAATAATTTGGCCCGTGCAAGGTGCCCAACCCGTATGGTTTATGGCCGGGCAGTGTAACTCTAATATCAAGTGGGTTTTAGGTAGGGATGTAAACGAGCCGTCCTACATGTGAGCTACTCAAGATTGGCTTGAAAAAAAACATGAATAAGTCGAGCTTAAACGAGTCagcccgagcctaaaaataaACTTGTTTAGTAACGAACATGATTTTGAcgttcacttatcgagctcgagtCGGCTCACGTGCCTAAATGAACATGTgatttatataacttttatttaatgtattaaatatatatttgtataataataattactatttatcaaatttgataaaaataaataattaaatatgaTGGATGAATATAATTTATGAGATAAATAAAATGGTAGATGGTATATATTATTTATTAGATGAATGATATATATGTTGGATCTgagagtgtgtgtttgtgtgtgtttttaataaAAGTTGTTTAATAATACAAAGAAAATCAATACATTTAAATAAGAAACAGATCATTCAATACACAACTGGATTTGGAAAATGATTGTCTAATGATTCATATATTGTTGGGTTATGTAAGATCTGCTAATGATGAAAGCCAAAACCCAAGGGCATAAGTTAGAATACTTTCAATGTTCAGAAGTTTCTCCCTTGAAAGCTTCTCAAACAACCACCTAAACTACTGGAACAGAACTGTTGTCTTAAAGAAATAAGAGAACAAGTACAAAGTGCTGGAATGAAAAGTGTTGGGTCAACTAGTCAAAGTCAACAAACTGAAGACTAGAAGAccaagtcaacaagtcaaagaAAGACCAGAAGTACTGGATTTCAAAAGTGTTGGAATCCACCAGCAGTTTTGGAATCCTAGTTATTTTGTTTGTAATTTACAACAGTTTTCTTTTAGTGTTTATTTACTATTTGTCCATCAATTTTGCAAAACTGTTGGCCGTTACAacatttaatagtttgtttagaGTCGTTTTCATGATGATGTCACCAACAGTTCTCTCCTCTATAAATAGTTCTCTCTGGAATTCGTAAATGTAACTCTAAGAGCTGAAAAGCAGAAGAACTTAGAGAGAGAGTTCGCCTGGTGAGGGGATTGATTGTATTAAGACATGAATAATATAAGAATATTTTGACAATCATTCCCAAATCAAGTAGTGTCTATGATTAAATAAAAGCCTCGAGCAATATTTACAGAACAACATCTAATTTTCAAATGCTAGAGTTGTTTAATATACTTAATgattaaataaaaaaatctagTTTGCACCTTCTTCGCACACAGTAAATATACAACCCATGCATGTTGCTCGCAGTATATACATgtagacaaaagatcaaatacaaataaaattaacgtacaaaacgtacgaactgaaggttttactaaaaaaacgtggtggcatttttgtaattattagtaattatcaaaattactctacaaatgatcctgtagagtaatttttatctttgtagagtaattttgtaaaatgttcttgtagagtaattttgatattgtagggtaattatcaaaattactctacaagtgcatcaaaattactctgcatcaaaattactttacaagtgaatcaaaattactctgcaagtttatcaaacaacatataattcaaaattactctacaaatgatcctgtagagtaattttgatattgTAGAGTAATTTTTTAAAATGaccctgtagagtaattttgatcttgtagagtaattttgtaaattttttttagcatttagttatagggtttagctttatggtttagttttcagcatttagtttgggtgggggaggggggggaggttttttggggttttttttttttttttttttttttgctgatgtATAGTTTTtttgatcaaaattactctacaagaacattttacaaaattactctacaagatcaaaattactctacagtatcatttgtagagtaattttgataattaccctacaagcagataattacaaaaatgccaccgctTGCTTTTGCCTTTTTCATGCTATTCATACGTTTAGTACGTTAAAGTTATTTGTACATGAACTTTATTCTATACATGTAAGAAGGTCGCATAACTAAAATTCCATGGTGTCTTAAAACCCTATTGAACGGGTACATCGTACACCAGTGGAAAAATTATTGATATGGAAAAGGACCACCGAAGTAATCTGGGTAACAATTCTACAACAAAGTCCGTCATTTTTGGACATGATTCCATAAACCCCATCGACCACGTCTTGTCGACGAACGATCGGCCTTGCCAACTCAAACCGCTTCATGACGAAATAATTATGGGAAAAGATGTTAGATTCATATGTTTAGGGGAATCATCAAATGAACTATTAAGTACAGAAGGCAGAGATAGGAATATTAATGGAGGTAGTTGGAGAAGGTGAAGGAGTCAGTCTAAGACTAGGAGAGATTTGACCTGCTAGAACTACAAAGAGGTGGGGCACTAAAGGAATAAGTGACAGATTGGAAAAAAAGAAGAATTGAACGTTTCAATAGACGACGTAGAAAGGAAACAATGAAAAATTTGAGGAGCAACTTGGATTCCTGGGTGATGGATTCTAGTGCATCGTTTCATGCCACCCATATAAGTGAAACAATGAAGAATCTGAAAGTTGGTGACTTTGGAAAGGTACAAATGGCGAATGATGATATTCAAGAGGTTACGCGTATGGGTGACTTTAACTTTAAGACTTTAGCCGTAACCACATGGACCTTCATGGGCATGATGCCGAGTTTAAAGATGGATTAAGGAAGGTAATCAAGGGGAACCTAGTTGTTGCTTCTGGCAAGAACAGGTGTTCGATGTATCTAGTCAAGATACCGTCAAAAGGAATGGTTATTCCAGTTCTGAATCAAAATAAATTCTAGTTTACAAAATCTTATTGGAAGAAAAATGGTTAGCTTTGCAAGTGATAAACCTAGAGTCAAGCGTTGTAGACGGCGTTGTCATGTGGGCTTGAGATTTCCCACCGGCATTGAGAGTAAATGAGTGTCGACTGGCGTGGTTTGATTGGGGGTCCCACCTCCCCAATAGCCGTTGGACCCCAACggcataatttaaaaaaaaaagatttttcatttaaaaaaaatatttcacCTCCTCTATATATAAAACTACCATTTTCACCATTTTCATTCTACCCAACTCCTTCTCAACtctctttttttataaaatatctaccacttttataaaaaataatgcaTTAACCACAACTTTGATCCGAACAACCCATATGGTTTGGGTAAAATGCCGAAAAAAGCTTCGCCGCCTCAAAGGTCTAAGCCGATGTAACCACTTTTTAATGATGTGCACTTATTAGCATACGTTCATCTTCTTGCCAACCTACCTTTTAGGTTTCCACAACAACCACTAACTCCTCTATCACAAACTCCACCTACATCCGAATCCGTACCAAAAACTCAACCTACACCACCCGAATCCTCTAGGCGAAGAAAACGAAACCATAAAAACAACTAAGTTCGAAAAGGAAAAAGCAAAAGAGGATCGTCGTGTACATCCGTGGACAAACGAAGAAGAGTTGGTGTTGACGATTTGCTTTCGATTTCAGAGAATTCGGTTATaggtatatttttattttttttattgtaaaaATGCATTTCATAActataacatatttttttaaaatgtatATTTTTCTGATAGGTATCAACCAACATAGTGACGATTTTTGGAACCGAATTAATGACCTTTTTCACAATACTTTGGGATGAGATTTCTATCGGAAAAATGATAGTTTCTCGTCTAAGTGGCGTGAAATAAACTCCGCCATGACCGCCTTCAACGACAACTACAACAATCTAAAGTACAACCCAAAAAATGGCAAAACGGACACCAACTTGTTGACGCATGCGATGTCCTTctataatttttttatgtttcggttttttatgttttgttttttagTTTAAATTAAGTAATGGTTTATGTAATCGTTTTTTAGTTATGTAATctctttttatttaaattatataatttttttattattgtaaattattatattattaataatgttattttgtaacaaaattaatagaaaatatatatatttttaatagaaaataataatattaaataggTGCCACGTGCCGAATAACGCCCCTCTTCCACGCCCCTTCCCACATCCCCTTTTTTTCCACCACACCAGTACTCTGACATGCGCTGACGTGGCGTCCACATGTCGAATAGCACTCATTCTTCAAGCCCCTCCACACCGTGTGGTCTACTTATGTAATTATTCAAATTAACAAAAACCAAACCACAATCTTATTCTTTATTCTCTACAAAATAAGTTTTTTTATTCGTATAtattaagaaaatatttttgtttttagtttttaaaccttttgttgttattttgtttttattatttttgtattttttacgATTATTACttaataaaactcattttaaataCATAAGTAAATATGTATTTTTTCAAAAGCGCTTTTTATTAACATCTTTTTATTATCGACCGTTTTTCAAACTTCTTTTTAAGCCATTCTATCTTTTTTAATATATCGTATATTTAATCGTTGATTTGTTTAAAACTATAAATCTGTTCAAAACTCGTTAATTTTTGTTTAGTAAAATCGATCGCTTTTTTTAAATTGATCATGTTTTACTTCTTTTTAAACCTTTCATTTTTTATAGATGTCTTTCTTAAAATGTTCATATTTCAAACAGTTTGTTTaaaattgtttatttttaaatttcTTTGATTTTTAAAATCATACATTTTTTTGTTATAGTTTTTCTCATTAATTGTTTTTGGTTCCTGTTTCAATTTTTTAAAATGATAATAAGAAAAGCTATAATAAAAAATGAGTGATTTTAGAAATCAAATGAATTTAAAAATGAACATTTGTAAACAAATGaacggtttaaaaaaaaaaatcaacatttTAAGAAAGACATTTATATGAAAAAAGGTTTATAAAGAAGTAAGAAAATTATGGATTTAAAAAGGCGATCAATTTACTAaacaaaatgtttaaaaattaagGAGTTTTAAACAAATGAATGCTTTTAAACAGACTAGTCATAATAACCGTCGCCGCGTTGCGGCaaacttattttgttatttagtctatgtttatatgtgtttgaaaTCGCTATGGGCGCGTTGCACACGGAATCGCTGACAAGaaaaaaaatgtagaaaaaaacactaaaaaataaccaaaagaaaatcaactaaaaaagttgtatggtaatgatgttgttcggtagaaacccgtagtcagagatgagcaaatagtaacgggtaccggtaccaaatttgctaaaccgaaagatcttaagtaccagtACGGTATTGacgtttggcgttcctggtaccggttcgctaccggcttttaccttcatataccgataccgtaaccggtattttctgTACCAATATCGATTCGGTATCAGTTGGCACAAAGCTCATcactacccctgaaactaaaaaaaaaaaagttgtacgataccgttgttgttcgtacggtactcgtgatcagggatgagcaaatggtagtAGATAGCAGTACCaaatttctcgaactaaaagattatcaaactcaatccggtaccgactttggcgttttatgtaccaggctggtgctctttttttttaccttcatataccgataacgaaccggtattttcgatacaagtaccggttaacaccaaacttatcaaacttaaaaagtaaagaagataacaattattataatattaaaataataaactaTAAAAAAttgtatataatattttattatattataatttactgttcatttcattcatttattaatatataggagaatgaTCGATTTCGTATTTACTCCTGTATATTTAAATGAGTTTAATTAAGTAACAATcgtagaaaaaaataataataaaaacaaaataactataaaatgtaaaaaaacatttttaaatatatacaaataaaaaACTTATTTTATAGAGAATA belongs to Helianthus annuus cultivar XRQ/B chromosome 5, HanXRQr2.0-SUNRISE, whole genome shotgun sequence and includes:
- the LOC110942050 gene encoding probable disease resistance protein At1g61300, whose product is MACPDVGFGAIQTCTGALSLCIKCGETKITLTNSHSHLQENMSRLRTLRESVEKTHAIYWFPGNAIEQWLSEVDQTDGNVRELSTKFSNLEKVIWKHVSRHGLIQEINTMSANIKDVIQKGEKMEHDLKMKNINRVVAQLPKPITIENVPALKEKLDRLIQYVNDDAHDTIKVHGISGTGKTVLLQHLNNHEAIANHKKFHIVIWLPASEFENRNKYQSTVAGIQRIISKRLGLCIGIEDDIGTISTKIRRELTDAKYLLLLDDVKKEKIDLGAIGIPNNTNGSKIIYTTYLPVSPFGKAVGVEMGMLSDADSWELFENFFKDMDDITDNDEITTIARDVAKLCGGYFALIEIVARKFASNKTPNSWRNGLEILKRPAEKRDIYMKQMEKFLHFSYHDGLDENQKKCFLFSLLYPKEHKIPVDCLFDCWAANGFLGNDLIGEDILGRLLELALLTKGSNGQYVTINKICRAATINLLQEHHEIKCLVVEEERENIQSYNWEDMHWISLVDSGVNVLSTDVRCLKLTTLFLRKQSKLENIWSSFFDHTKELIVLDLYKTKLELELPMSSLRKLKVLYVNGCAILNKLPFKIEGPNNMLEVLDIRGCLINEIPHDIKSLKRLRRLLVSINREGPLSRLMISELSSLKELIIDVKQNDMASNNTCCNEVIEDIIKNIDSLKELTTLQVHFKDESIDVIQLSGYTLKIFIPKQGSLQHILNERVNLYNALQVYIGSRMTSKSEIQMSIKVFSSFVLSCDQIVHDSVIERVLDHVKAIIMMKDDSVKHLDQIGLLSRNIHNCLVQRCNNIKTLILNNHGFSNLETLVLSECSQLEVLFSKNVVQKAMRIKHLEIRECSAIEEINMLSTSGGDILPTLITLVLDNLPRLKRICSDMNWPSLSTLEIRKCDELKELSLNRDLTMLRNISVERQWWENLRVADQIKQELKRQGIRNFL